In Raphanus sativus cultivar WK10039 chromosome 5, ASM80110v3, whole genome shotgun sequence, the following proteins share a genomic window:
- the LOC108862844 gene encoding uncharacterized protein LOC108862844 isoform X5 codes for MCRLQSGFGRVPWLEDFSYVNDTAALQENDRANGGSGQTCNHEQYKQFSSFLSKLIAAAKEFSLPPERQKFGLITEKSLASPFTVRESDSWAAVLQLAGCPHCSKILKAGDDIQRFLKMENPIVSELEDNRQAHESSLPANKPSVILFVDRSGGSLEDRRKSMKALCTFREVAAQHKVSDIINWGNDIKSENSVSQADEESGSASLQKTAQKFKTIKLENKVSFVIMDGDKNVALDTIASGLEGSSLQEILTNLVHRRKESKLSSIAKDVGFRLLSDDVHIKVLDALPSQAEVIPGQDTSSAEGSSESSLDPKEGDVQKRVGLSSEEKNEMKHEESESSSQDDKEQVSTNRSEQLVMAETDKAGVYKTKNVEEEIKVLLNSESKEDLVHSFTGSFFFSDANFALLRGLTGDVKIPSAVIIDPALQQHYVLQDELAFSYSSLVEFLHGYLNGSLSPYTRSESTIQKPKEATVPPFVNLDFHEADSIPRITVNTFSNMVQAWNQSSGEQAPCSLCQDVLVLFSNSWCGFCQRMELAVREVYRSLKDYKAIIQGESKSNHKSAETPTSGENLKSPLIYLMDCTLNDCSLILNSIKQREVYPSVVFFPAERNKVILYEGETSVTDITEFLARHANNSREFFRIVPTLSGKGRRNSYKLDESQSAVNNEVKDVDKLVEVVVSNRDPSEREVTQDQAVKSQSPPTHSVNKPADPKVKVGTILVATERLGDSPPFAKSKILILKAGRESGFMGVIFNKRLRWTSFPDLDGGETAELLKDTILSLGGPVMDPEKPLLALSREGDPSTDLELSPGVYFLDHESVALRIQELKSRDVNPSDYWFFVGYSSWSYEQLFDEIGLGVWDVDNNQLDFAWP; via the exons ATGTGTAGACTTCAAAGCGGATTTGGTAGAGTTCCTTGGCTTGAGGATTTTAGCTATGTCAATGATACTGCTGCTTTGCAGGAGAATGATAGAGCGAACGGCGGTTCTGGACAGACATGTAACCATGAACAGTACAAGCAATTCAGTTCATTCCTCTCGAAATTGATTGCCGCCGCAAAAGAGTTTTCTCTGCCTCCTGAGAGGCAAAAATTTGGTCTGATCACAGAAAAATCACTGGCTTCACCATTCACTGTTAGAGAATCTGATTCGTGGGCAGCGGTCCTTCAACTGGCAGGATGTCCACATTGTTCAAAGATTCTCAAGGCCGGGGATGACATTCAGAGGTTCTTAAAGATGGAAAATCCCATAGTCTCGGAG CTGGAGGATAACCGGCAGGCCCACGAGTCATCTTTGCCTGCAAATAAACCTTCGGTTATTCTTTTTGTGGATAGATCAGGTGGCTCCTTGGAAGATAGAAGGAAGAGTATGAAAGCACTTTGTACTTTCAGAGAGGTAGCTGCACAGCATAAAGTGTCTGACATAATAAACTGGGGGAATGATATTAAGTCTGAGAACTCCGTTAGCCAGGCTGATGAAGAATCGGGCTCCGCATCACTTCAGAAAACTGCTCAAAAATTTAAGACGATTAAGCTAGAGAATAAGGTCTCTTTTGTGATTATGGATGGGGATAAAAATGTAGCCCTAGATACTATAGCTTCAGGACTTGAAGGCAGTTCCCTGCAGGAGATACTGACAAACCTTGTTCacagaagaaaagaaagtaaATTAAGCTCGATTGCTAAGGATGTTGGTTTCCGTCTACTATCCGATGATGTGCACATAAAAGTACTGGATGCATTACCATCACAAGCAGAAGTTATACCTGGTCAAGACACATCTTCTGCAGAAGGTTCCAGTGAAAGTTCTCTTGACCCTAAAGAAGGAGATGTGCAGAAGAGGGTCGGTTTGAGTTCTGAAGAAAAGAACGAAATGAAACATGAAGAAAGTGAATCATCCTCCCAAGATGATAAAGAGCAGGTTTCTACAAACAGAAGCGAACAATTAGTAATGGCGGAGACCGATAAGGCTGgggtttataaaacaaaaaatgttgAAGAAGAGATCAAGGTATTGTTGAACTCGGAATCGAAAGAGGATCTGGTGCATAGTTTCACGGGTTCATTTTTCTTCTCTGACGCAAACTTTGCGTTGCTTAGGGGTCTGACTGGTGATGTAAAGATTCCATCAGCAGTAATAATCGATCCTGCTTTACAACAGCACTACGTCCTTCAAGATGAGTTAGCATTCAGCTATTCGTCACTGGTCGAATTTCTTCATGGATATCTCAATGGAAGTCTATCACCTTATACACGATCGGAATCTACTATTCAAAAGCCTAAAGAAGCTACAGTTCCACCTTTTGTTAATCTAGATTTTCACGAGGCGGATTCTATTCCGCGTATCACAGTCAACACGTTCTCCAATATGGTTCAGGCATGGAATCAATCCAGTGGAGAGCAGGCTCCCTGCTCTTTGTGCCAGGACGTTTTGGTCCTTTTTAGCAATAGCTGGTGTGGGTTTTGTCAGAGGATGGAGCTAGCTGTGCGTGAAGTATACCGATCACTAAAGGATTATAAAGCGATTATACAAGGAGAATCCAAGAGCAATCATAAATCAG CAGAGACACCAACTAGTGGCGAGAATCTTAAGTCTCCATTGATCTACTTAATGGACTGCACTTTGAATGATTGTAGCTTGATCCTAAACTCAATAAAACAG AGAGAAGTGTATCCCTCCGTGGTGTTCTTTCCAGCTGAGAGAAACAAAGTTATTTTATATGAAGGGGAGACGTCTGTAACTGACATAACAGAGTTTCTAGCTCGACATGCAAATAACTCTCGTGAGTTTTTCA GAATCGTTCCTACTCTGTctggaaaaggaagaagaaactcATACAAGCTCGATGAATCTCAATCAGCTGTAAACAATGAAGTGAAAGACGTGGATAAACTTGTTGAGGTCGTTGTAAGTAACAGAGATCCCTCTGAAAGAGAGGTAACTCAGGACCAGGCTGTCAAATCCCAATCGCCTCCAACGCACTCGGTCAACAAACCCGCTGATCCCAAAGTGAAAGTTGGCACAATCCTGGTTGCTACAGAAAGGCTAGGTGACAGTCCGCCCTTTGCGAAATCAAAGATCCTGATCCTAAAAGCAGGCCGTGAATCCGGTTTCATGGGTGTCATCTTCAACAAACGGTTACGCTGGACATCGTTCCCAGACCTGGACGGTGGCGAAACAGCTGAGCTCTTGAAAGACACGATTCTGTCGCTCGGAGGTCCAGTCATGGATCCAGAAAAACCGCTTTTGGCTCTGAGCCGAGAGGGAGACCCCTCCACGGATCTTGAACTCTCACCAGGAGTATATTTCCTTGATCATGAGTCGGTGGCCCTTAGAATCCAAGAGTTAAAGTCTAGAGATGTGAATCCAAGTGATTATTGGTTTTTCGTGGGGTACTCAAGCTGGAGCTATGAACAGTTGTTTGATGAGATCGGTCTTGGAGTATGGGATGTTGATAACAATCAGCTTGACTTCGCTTGGCCTTGA